In Cyanobium sp. WAJ14-Wanaka, a single genomic region encodes these proteins:
- a CDS encoding transglutaminase family protein, protein MRARLTHTFTYRYSKPVQLGPHRFCLRPRPHGFQRLIDYRLEVTPDPSQLFDLLAAGGDAITRARFLGDTDLFQVVSRSEVETFTAPLVEACLDEEMARLPVPIGRLNPDLASNLQGWLPNGQHDAAAVDLAQEALMGSDQRSLTFLQQLLEIIQDRVKYTQRHIGPAWPASRTLKERVGSCRDLAMLMIECCRSVGLPARFVSGYHLVEPKPDRYDLHAWTEVYLQGAGWRGFDASGIGAVDDRYIPIVTSSKSDLTAAITGSFSGPPGVESIFEWAIEAEIISNSQLKIGY, encoded by the coding sequence ATGCGTGCCCGCCTAACCCACACCTTCACCTACCGCTACAGCAAGCCGGTGCAGCTGGGTCCGCACAGGTTTTGCCTCAGGCCCCGCCCCCATGGCTTCCAGCGACTGATCGACTATCGACTGGAGGTGACGCCGGATCCGAGCCAACTTTTTGACCTGCTTGCCGCCGGCGGTGATGCCATCACCCGGGCCCGCTTTCTAGGGGACACCGACCTATTTCAGGTGGTCTCCCGCTCGGAGGTGGAAACCTTCACCGCCCCCCTGGTGGAGGCTTGCCTCGACGAAGAAATGGCGCGCCTACCGGTGCCGATTGGCCGGCTAAACCCCGACCTGGCTAGCAACCTGCAGGGCTGGTTACCCAATGGCCAGCACGATGCCGCGGCGGTGGACCTGGCCCAGGAAGCACTGATGGGTAGTGATCAACGCAGCCTGACCTTCCTGCAGCAGCTACTCGAAATCATTCAAGACCGGGTCAAATACACCCAACGCCACATCGGTCCGGCCTGGCCCGCAAGCCGCACCCTGAAGGAGCGGGTGGGCTCCTGCCGAGATCTGGCGATGCTGATGATTGAGTGCTGCCGCAGCGTGGGCCTGCCGGCTCGATTCGTCAGTGGTTACCACCTGGTAGAGCCCAAACCCGATCGCTACGACCTCCATGCCTGGACCGAGGTATATCTTCAGGGGGCTGGTTGGCGCGGTTTTGATGCCAGTGGCATCGGTGCCGTAGATGATCGCTATATCCCGATCGTCACCTCCTCCAAATCAGACCTAACTGCCGCAATTACCGGCAGCTTCTCTGGCCCACCAGGCGTTGAAAGCATATTTGAGTGGGCAATAGAGGCCGAGATAATCAGCAATAGCCAGCTAAAAATTGGCTACTAA
- a CDS encoding transglutaminase family protein, with amino-acid sequence MASDSTASAPNSTSVANSALVAEAVERRLVEAGIELTFGGEPTYVPFDPEGAEWSVAADGPSKLGYAKALGRKLQERQWPGSTLIYCPGKRYDGEVNPRWALRLITGADGTPVVNWPQQGLEPAAQAALPHPTKKAARQFLAAIGAALGCKLHPLELRDPLSASNRVWAAPLCHEDVDSHDEGSWHGAQWPLKRKLRELSGAPGPAGLRLPLQHFPQGVLCQVLTLEISADGWNLFLPPLARQPLEQLLLVIAEASRGWSQPELSGVLPLDIDGTWQVLGLTADPGVLEVNLPVCRSWEAYAGWIRVLEEAGEAVGLRSWRRRGDQIEGSGGGNHLLWGGPSLETNPFFPRPAWLVGILRYWQHHPSLAYLFSGNSVGPASQAPRPDEGSADWLDLQLAHSILEALPEGDQRVAISETLRHLHADKSGNTHRSEISLDKFWNPAWAAGCQGLIEFRALETFPHHQWTGAVALLWRALALHLLRPSQRPSSLKPWGASLHDQWLLPSQLWLDLEAVLEELTADGLPLDASIFRTIWNWRFPVLLQWQEQQASLEIRRALEPWPLLCDTPVEGGSTSRFVDSSLRRFEVIGNGAFHQRYGLVLNGRPLRPGTDGRQPLAVRYRQESLYPCLHPCIANHVPLELVLVDSQEIDPAKTGPRKPLASWVLEQEASGFKPTAVDGQEADLQLPNPEQTPWQGSWPGACTVDLRLN; translated from the coding sequence ATGGCTTCCGATTCGACAGCTTCAGCTCCAAATTCAACCTCAGTTGCAAATTCAGCCTTAGTTGCAGAAGCAGTCGAAAGGCGGTTGGTTGAAGCAGGCATAGAGCTCACCTTTGGTGGCGAGCCCACTTACGTGCCTTTTGATCCAGAGGGCGCCGAATGGAGCGTGGCGGCCGATGGCCCCAGCAAACTTGGTTATGCCAAGGCCTTGGGCAGGAAATTGCAGGAGCGGCAGTGGCCCGGCAGCACCCTGATCTATTGCCCTGGCAAGCGCTACGACGGCGAAGTCAATCCCCGCTGGGCCCTGCGCCTGATCACCGGTGCAGATGGCACTCCGGTGGTGAATTGGCCCCAGCAGGGCCTGGAGCCAGCGGCCCAAGCTGCCCTACCCCACCCCACAAAAAAAGCGGCTCGCCAGTTTTTGGCGGCCATCGGCGCGGCCCTGGGTTGCAAATTGCATCCCCTCGAATTGCGCGATCCCCTTTCTGCGAGCAACCGGGTCTGGGCCGCTCCGCTCTGCCACGAAGACGTTGATTCCCACGACGAAGGGTCATGGCATGGGGCCCAATGGCCCCTGAAAAGAAAACTGCGCGAATTAAGTGGGGCCCCTGGGCCCGCTGGTCTGCGCCTACCCCTGCAGCACTTCCCCCAAGGGGTGCTCTGCCAGGTGTTGACCCTGGAGATATCAGCAGATGGCTGGAACCTATTTCTGCCCCCCCTGGCCCGCCAGCCCCTTGAGCAGTTGCTATTGGTGATCGCTGAAGCATCAAGGGGCTGGAGCCAACCCGAGCTCAGTGGCGTGCTGCCCCTCGACATCGACGGCACCTGGCAGGTGCTCGGCCTGACCGCCGACCCTGGGGTGCTGGAGGTAAATCTGCCGGTGTGTCGCAGCTGGGAGGCCTACGCGGGCTGGATACGGGTGCTGGAGGAGGCAGGTGAGGCCGTGGGGCTGCGCTCCTGGCGGCGCCGGGGTGACCAGATCGAAGGCAGCGGTGGCGGCAACCACCTGCTTTGGGGCGGCCCCAGCCTGGAAACAAATCCCTTCTTCCCGCGGCCGGCCTGGTTGGTCGGAATCCTGCGCTACTGGCAACACCACCCGAGCCTGGCCTATCTCTTTTCCGGCAACTCGGTGGGCCCCGCATCCCAGGCACCCCGCCCAGACGAGGGCAGTGCCGACTGGCTCGACCTGCAACTGGCCCACAGCATTCTCGAGGCCCTGCCCGAAGGCGATCAACGGGTGGCGATCAGTGAAACCCTCCGCCATCTCCATGCCGACAAGAGCGGCAACACCCACCGCAGTGAAATAAGCCTCGACAAGTTTTGGAATCCCGCCTGGGCCGCCGGCTGCCAGGGCTTGATTGAGTTTCGGGCCCTAGAAACCTTCCCCCACCACCAGTGGACAGGGGCCGTGGCCCTGCTCTGGCGGGCCCTGGCCCTGCATCTGCTGCGGCCTAGCCAGCGCCCCTCCAGCCTTAAACCCTGGGGCGCAAGCCTGCACGACCAATGGCTGCTGCCCAGCCAGCTCTGGCTTGACCTGGAGGCCGTGCTGGAGGAGCTAACAGCCGACGGGCTGCCCCTCGATGCCAGCATTTTTCGGACCATCTGGAACTGGCGTTTTCCGGTCCTGCTGCAGTGGCAGGAGCAGCAGGCGAGCCTGGAAATCCGCCGCGCCCTCGAACCCTGGCCCCTGCTCTGCGACACGCCAGTGGAAGGGGGCAGCACCAGCCGCTTTGTGGACAGCTCCCTGCGGCGTTTTGAGGTGATTGGCAATGGCGCCTTCCACCAGCGCTATGGGTTGGTGCTAAATGGCCGCCCCCTACGGCCCGGCACCGATGGTCGCCAACCCCTGGCCGTGCGCTACCGGCAAGAAAGCCTCTATCCCTGCCTCCATCCCTGCATCGCCAACCATGTGCCCCTGGAACTGGTGCTTGTCGATAGCCAGGAAATTGATCCGGCAAAAACTGGCCCAAGAAAACCATTGGCCAGCTGGGTGCTGGAGCAGGAGGCGAGCGGCTTTAAACCAACGGCTGTAGATGGGCAAGAAGCAGATTTGCAATTGCCAAACCCAGAGCAAACACCCTGGCAAGGGAGCTGGCCTGGGGCCTGCACCGTTGATTTACGGCTGAATTAA
- a CDS encoding redox protein has translation MFELIPYEKFRDTPAVRFFDITVAESNARDLVIHSGPAISPPDEEKTGAWQFYLHPHQEDNLLALHGGRTFYLVNLGWNYPFHIVRLETAGDILRIPPGTFHRSVSDPDGSVVLNQAVRDQGANVQREFRVYNSRKIPRLFATTFRTAPLPKLHGVSW, from the coding sequence ATGTTTGAGCTGATTCCCTACGAGAAATTTCGCGATACCCCTGCAGTTCGTTTTTTTGATATCACCGTTGCTGAATCCAACGCCCGCGACCTGGTGATCCATTCCGGTCCGGCGATCAGCCCCCCCGATGAGGAAAAAACTGGCGCCTGGCAGTTCTATTTGCATCCCCACCAGGAAGACAACCTTTTAGCTCTCCATGGCGGCCGCACCTTTTATCTGGTGAACCTGGGCTGGAATTATCCGTTTCACATTGTTCGCCTGGAAACCGCTGGCGACATCCTGCGCATTCCGCCCGGGACCTTCCATCGATCGGTCTCTGACCCCGACGGCTCGGTGGTGCTCAACCAGGCCGTGCGCGATCAGGGCGCCAATGTTCAAAGGGAATTTCGGGTGTACAACAGCCGCAAGATTCCGCGCCTGTTTGCCACCACGTTCCGAACGGCACCCCTGCCCAAACTGCACGGCGTCAGCTGGTAG
- the cobA gene encoding uroporphyrinogen-III C-methyltransferase: MSELGKVYLVGAGPGDPELLTVKAHRLLQGCDALVYDSLVPQQVLDLVPERCERHFVGKRRGHHSVPQPSTNAVLVELAGRCRCIVRLKGGDPFLFGRGGEEAAHLANHGVPVEVVPGVTAGIAAPAYVGIPVTHRRAGSSVTFVTGHEEIDKRRPGVDWRGLARASDGLVIYMGLHNLRRIAEELIAGGLAPDTPAAVVQQGTVKGQRHLVSELALLADQAEAMGFCSPSIVVVGQVVAQRVESAAAEPANVDMPIPF; this comes from the coding sequence ATGAGCGAGCTTGGCAAGGTGTATCTGGTGGGGGCTGGTCCCGGCGATCCGGAGCTGCTCACGGTCAAGGCCCACCGCTTGCTGCAGGGCTGTGATGCCCTTGTCTACGACTCCCTGGTGCCCCAGCAAGTGCTCGATCTGGTGCCGGAGCGCTGCGAGCGCCACTTTGTGGGCAAGCGCCGCGGCCACCACTCGGTGCCCCAACCCAGCACCAATGCGGTCTTGGTGGAGTTGGCGGGTCGCTGCCGTTGCATCGTGCGGCTGAAGGGCGGCGACCCCTTCTTGTTTGGCAGGGGTGGGGAAGAGGCGGCCCATTTGGCCAACCATGGGGTGCCGGTGGAGGTGGTGCCAGGGGTCACGGCCGGGATTGCGGCACCTGCCTACGTGGGCATTCCGGTGACCCATCGGCGGGCCGGATCCAGTGTCACCTTCGTGACCGGTCACGAGGAAATCGACAAGCGGCGCCCCGGTGTGGATTGGCGGGGTCTGGCCCGGGCCAGTGATGGCCTGGTGATCTACATGGGGTTGCACAACCTGCGCCGCATCGCCGAGGAATTAATCGCCGGAGGCCTCGCCCCAGACACCCCCGCCGCCGTGGTGCAGCAGGGCACGGTCAAGGGCCAGAGGCATTTGGTGAGCGAACTTGCGCTTCTGGCGGATCAGGCGGAGGCGATGGGGTTCTGCTCCCCCTCGATCGTGGTGGTGGGCCAGGTGGTGGCCCAACGGGTGGAAAGTGCCGCGGCTGAGCCTGCAAACGTGGATATGCCCATTCCCTTCTGA